From a region of the Mobula hypostoma chromosome 6, sMobHyp1.1, whole genome shotgun sequence genome:
- the vgll3 gene encoding transcription cofactor vestigial-like protein 3 isoform X4, translating to MQESMEGNSQGKENEKEQPPEAEYISSRCVLLTYFQGDIGAVVDEHFSRALSHFNAENPSSKTRASSSTLWKEGLPVSANQKNSFPASFWSSTYQAPAPPCLSGSHPDFSAATGGVFHSHDSMAWPGHGLHQPSAPPPNAEAWPYTLASQGSSSYQLVHDVYPHVHHPHAHAHHHNPHLDPRYGSLLVPSVRAARIAAGPGEITKTDPTAAAASSPWTGAFHGTLDVTQGVDAGLLHQEKSKEHTWF from the exons ATGCAGGAGTCAATGGAGGGCAACTCGCAGGGCAAAGAAAACGAGAAGGAGCAGCCTCCTGAGGCAGAGTACATAAGTTCCAGATGTGTGCTGCTCACATATTTCCAGGGAGACATCGGCGCCGTGGTGGATGAGCATTTCAGCAGGGCTCTGAGCCACTTCAACGCGGAGAACCCGAGCTCGAAGACCCGCGCTTCATCCAGCACCTTATGGAAAG AAGGATTACCGGTTTCTGCAAATCAGAAGAACAGTTTCCCTGCTTCTTTTTGGAGTAGCACCTACCAGGCCCCGGCACCACCGTGTCTGAGTGGGAGTCATCCCGACTTCTCTGCTGCGACTGGCGGTGTGTTTCATTCCCACGACTCCATGGCTTGGCCTGGACATGGACTGCACCAGCCCAGCGCTCCCCCACCAAATGCTGAGGCGTGGCCCTACACGTTGGCATCGCAAGGGAGTTCCAGCTACCAACTTGTGCACGACGTTTACCCACACGTGCACCACCCACACGCCCACGCCCACCATCATAACCCGCATCTGGACCCTCGTTATGGGTCATTGTTGGTGCCGTCGGTGAGGGCAGCTAGGATTGCTGCAGGGCCAGGCGAGATCACAAAGACAGACCCCACCGCCGCAGCGGCTTCTTCGCCGTGGACTGGAGCCTTTCATGGAACCCTGGACGTTACGCAGGGAGTCGACGCAG GACTCCTACATCAAGAGAAAAGCAAGGAGCACACTTGGTTTTAG